One window of Siniperca chuatsi isolate FFG_IHB_CAS linkage group LG15, ASM2008510v1, whole genome shotgun sequence genomic DNA carries:
- the cipca gene encoding LOW QUALITY PROTEIN: CLOCK-interacting pacemaker a (The sequence of the model RefSeq protein was modified relative to this genomic sequence to represent the inferred CDS: substituted 1 base at 1 genomic stop codon), whose protein sequence is MTAAVSRRSLESYTRVEYNCRKTITLILDVTINGYLFSSKGRIEETSMNSFSRPNRHRTPPFTRVTHLGASKPVLKRDSGFSDASSEYLSTVDLTDSEDAGRNGLIVGQDPTGPQLAVMGGSXAGLSPMIIMNNFVLKQPSPLAPAEKQWGFPSPLEVMPQSQVVLLQPVVSNGSSSSPKTGSENIRQSKSYMLPQPALQTSIKSISNFEAADNRSQAAESQEQLSDKSFSPLTGNSSLPLYRDEFRAHMDSNRMHADKYQDPFSIDSNKSKRFSNTYNILNKSGLLGITMRTKQLIKENKRTQGQLQQLQEQTALLLEALSSRDPKLWIKLQLSLQHTDKEQWGAKAQRVLG, encoded by the exons ATGACAGCTGCCGTTAGTAGAAGAAGTTTAGAAAGCTACACCAGAGTCGAGTACAACTGTAGGAAAACTATAACGTTAATCTTGGATGTCACTATAAACGGATATTTGTTTTCAAGCAAAGGGCGTATTG AAGAGACAAGCATGAACAGTTTCAGTAGACCCAACAGACACAGGACACCACCATTCACCAGGGTAACACACCTTGGAGCATCCAAGCCTGTCCTGAAGAGAGATTCAGGCTTCTCAG ATGCCAGCTCTGAGTACCTCAGTACAGTCGATCTGACTGACTCTGAAGATGCAGGAAGGAATGGGTTGATAGTTGGCCAGGACCCTACTGGTCCGCAGCTGGCTGTAATGGGAGGCTCATAAGCTGGACTTTCTCCAATGATCATCATGAATAACTTTGTCTTAAAGCAG CCATCCCCGCTGGCTCCAGCAGAAAAACAGTGGGGCTTTCCGTCACCCTTGGAAGTGATGCCTCAGTCCCAGGTGGTTCTTCTTCAACCCGTGGTATCaaatggcagcagcagctctccaAAGACTGGCTCTGAAAATATCCGTCAATCAAAAAGCTACATGCTCCCCCAGCCAGCACTGCAGACTTCAATCAAATCCATCTCCAACTTTGAAGCAGCAGACAACCGATCACAGGCAGCTGAGAGTCAGGAGCAACTCAGTGATAAGTCTTTCTCCCCGCTGACAGGGAACAGCTCTCTGCCCCTCTACAGAGATGAATTCAGGGCACATATGGACAGCAACAGGATGCATGCTGACAAATACCAGGACCCCTTCTCAATTGACAGTAACAAATCAAAACGTTTCAGCAATACCTACAACATTCTCAACAAATCTGGCTTGCTGGGGATCACCATGCGCACAAAGCAGCTGATCAAGGAGAATAAACGCACCCAAggccagctgcagcagcttcaggAGCAAACGGCTCTGCTGCTGGAGGCTCTGAGCAGCAGAGACCCAAAGCTCTGGATTAAACTCCAGCTCTCTCTGCAGCACACAGACAAGGAGCAATGGGGAGCTAAAGCTCAGAGAGTCCTGGGGTAA